GACGTCGTCACGCGCGGCGAGAAACTCGGCGACGGCGATCGCGTTGCGCTCGTGCTCGCGCATGCGCAGCGCCAGCGTCTTGGCGCCGCGCAGCGTCAGGAACGCGTCGAACGGACCGGGGACGCCGCCGACCGCGTTCTGATGGAACTTGATCTGCTCGGCCAACGCGTCGTCGTTGGTGATGGCGATGCCGCCGACGACGTCGCTGTGGCCGCCGATGTACTTGGTCGTCGAGTGCACGACGACGTCGGCGCCCAGCGCCAGCGGCGACTGAAAGTAGGGTGAGGCGAAGGTGTTGTCGACGACGACGACCTGACCCGGCTGGCGCAGCGCGACGATCGCCGCGATGTCGACCAGCTTGAGCAGCGGATTGGTGGGCGTCTCGAGCCAGAACAGCTTGGTGTTCGGTTGGATCGCCGCGCGGACGGCGTCGAGGTCGGTCATGTCGACGTAGGTGAAGGTGAGCCCGTAGCGGACCAGGACCTTCGAGAACAGGCGATACGTGCCGCCGTAGAGGTCGTCGCCGACGACGACGTGATCGCCGGACGAGAGCAGGTTCATCACCGCCGACGTCGCCGCCATCCCCGAGCCGAACGCGTAGCCGTGTTCGCCGTTCTCGAGCGCGGCGAGCTGCCGCTCGAGCGCCAAGCGCGTCGGATTGATCGTGCGCGAGTAGTCGAAGCCCTTGGTGACGCCGACCTCTTCGAGGGTGTAGGTCGAGGTGGCGTAGATCGGGACGATGGTCGCGCCGGTGGCGGGATCGGCGTCTTGTCCGGTATGAATGGCGCGCGTCGCGAAGTCCATTTAGCTCTGCTGGGCGGAGAGGAAGGAGATGATGTCCTGGCGGGTGACGACGCCGACCGGGCGGCCCGAGTCGGTGACGACGATCGCGGCGTTGGCCATCGTCAGGAGCTTGTAGGCGCGGCCGACTTCGACGTCGTGTTCGAGCATCGGGAACGGCCGGCCCATCACGTCGCCGACCGGCTTGTGGACGATGTCGGCGTGGTCGAAGACGGCCTGCATGACCGCCACGTCGTTGATCGAGCCGACGACCTCGTTTGCGCGCACCACCGGGATCTGGGATATCTCGTAGCGGCGCAGCAGGTCGAGCGCCTCCTTCACCGGCTGCTGCTCGGTGACGGTGATCAGCGGCGGCAGCGGCTGCTTCGTGCGCAGCACGTCGCCGACGGTGTCCTTGCGCCGCTCGTCCTCGAGGAAGCCGTTGGCGTGCATCCACTCATCGTTGAAGAT
The nucleotide sequence above comes from Candidatus Sulfotelmatobacter sp.. Encoded proteins:
- a CDS encoding cystathionine gamma-synthase, with the protein product MDFATRAIHTGQDADPATGATIVPIYATSTYTLEEVGVTKGFDYSRTINPTRLALERQLAALENGEHGYAFGSGMAATSAVMNLLSSGDHVVVGDDLYGGTYRLFSKVLVRYGLTFTYVDMTDLDAVRAAIQPNTKLFWLETPTNPLLKLVDIAAIVALRQPGQVVVVDNTFASPYFQSPLALGADVVVHSTTKYIGGHSDVVGGIAITNDDALAEQIKFHQNAVGGVPGPFDAFLTLRGAKTLALRMREHERNAIAVAEFLAARDDVAQVYYPGLPSHPQHELAKRQMRGFGGMVSFVMRGPESRALEFAKHVRLFSLAESLGGVESLLCHPARMTHGSIPKPDRERRGVTDGLLRLSVGIEGIDDLLADLRGALDATRALAEVPVT